The following nucleotide sequence is from Petrotoga sp. 9PW.55.5.1.
CCGTTAGTCACTTTTTAGGTTTAGATACTCACGATGTTGGTAACAAGCATATTCTGTTGAAACCCGGTATGGTAATTACCAACGAACCTGGTTTATACATTGAAGAAGAAGAGATTGGTATACGTATAGAAGATGATCTTCTTATTACTGAAGGTGGTTGTGAAAATTTATCAAAAGATGTCCCAAAAGAAATAGAAGAAATCGAAAGTTTATGGGGTGTATAAGATATGGTTATCTTAGGAATTGATCCGGGGTATGGGAGAATTGGTTTTGGTTTATTAGAAAAAAAAGGTAATAACTTTAAAACAATTGATTATGGAGTAATTTATACTGACAAAAATCAAGAACTTCCAAAAAGATTGTTAAAAATAAACTATGATCTTAAAATGTTGATAGAAAAGTACAATCCTAATGAATCTGCTGTTGAAAAATTATACTTTTTTAAAAATGTAGCTACCGCGATTCAAGTAGGAGAAGCCAGAGGTGTGATTTTACTTTGTTTGGAGAAAGAGAATATACCAATATATGAATACACTCCATTTCAAATAAAACAAGCTGTAACCGGATATGGCAGGGCAGAAAAGGGTCAAATTCAAAGAACTTTAAAAATTTTACTAAATTTAGAAAAAACCCCAACCCCTGACGATGCAGCGGATGCCCTGGCAACGGCTTTTTGCCATGGAAATTTTAGAAGGAGTTTAAAAAATGCAGAATATTAGTGAATTTTTACAAGATTATATTGGTTTTATACCTTTTGAAGTTAACGGGGAAATACATATAAGTGATGGCAAAGTTGAAATTCATCTAAAGCAACTTAACAACGAGGTAACTGAAAACAAATTAAAACTTTTTTTTCAGAATCTTCTAAAAAAGGAAGTAAATATTTTAATAAGCAACGATAAAGGCCCTGAATTTATTGTCAATAATTGGGAAAACATAGTTAAAAACCATCATTTGAAGGATTATCTAAGGCTATTAAATCCAGAATATTCCTCAAAAAATCAAATTATATTTAAAACATATTCTCCCATTGTAAAAAATAAATTAGATAATGAAAGAGAACAAATTGAATCAATTTTATTTAAATACAGTGGAAATAAATTTCCATACAAAATTGAAATAGATGAAAGTCTGAAATCTGACTTTTCTGAAAGTCTTCAAAATAAAACCGTTCAAGGAAATACTTACGAGTCTCATTCAATTATCAATTCAAAAGATTTCAATGACTCTGAACAACTGATTATCTTAGGTAAAAGTTTTAAAAAAGTTCCAATCCCTTTGTCAATTTTACCTTCAAACGAGGGAAGCAATGTCGCTGTTAGCGGAAAGATATTTGAAAAAGAATTCAACGAAAAAGGTCCCATAACAACAATATATTTAACGGATCTTAAAAGCTCTACAGTGGTAAAATCTTTCGGTGAAACCGCTAATATTTTAAACGAAAAATTAGATATCAATGACAATATTTTAGTTGAGGGAAACATCTTCTACGATACATATAGCCACGAATTTGCTATAAAACCTTTAAACGTAATAAAACTGAAAGAAGATCCGTTAGAGAGAAAAGATGAATACCCATCAAAAAGAGTTGAACTTCATTTACATTCAAAATTAAGTGCTATGAACGGACTTCTTGATGTGGATGAGATAATAAAAACCATAAAAAAATGGGGTCATTCAGCCGTAGCAATAACAGATTCTGGTGTTTTACAAAGTATTCCTGAATTTTATGATAAAGCTATAACTGCAGGAATAAAACCAATATTTGGAATTGAGGCTTATGTCGCTGATGAGTACGTTAGTATAGTAAATTTAATGAAAAATGACCAGAAAATAAGGGAATCGGAATTTGTAGTTTTCGATATTGAAACTACCGGTTTAGAACCCGCAATGAATGAAATAATAGAGATAGGGGCTGTCAGAATAAAAAATATGAAAATAGCAGATACCTTTCATAAATTAATAAAACCAAAAAAGGCCATCTCTAATTTCACAACTAATTTAACAGGAATTACTAACCAGATGTTAGAAAACGAAAAATCAATTGAAGAAATATTACCTGAATTTTTAAGTTTTATAGAAGGATCTATTCTCGTAGCTCATAATGCTAATTTCGATTATAGGTTCATAAGAGAATGGGTAAAGAAGGTATATAACGAACATTTTGAACAAACTTATATAGACACTGTATCCCTGTCTAAATCCCTTTTAACTCTTGGAAGTTATAGTTTAAACAAAGTTGTCGATGCATTAAAATTAGGTGATTTTGAACATCACAGAGCACATGAAGATGCACATGTCACTGCTTTATTATTTTTAAGATTAATTGATAAAGCTAAATCGAAGAATGTAGAAACGCTAAGTGATTTACAAAAATTGAATAAGTTTATAGATTATAAAAGAGTACATCCAACCTACACGACAATATTGGTAAAAAACAAAGAAGGTTTAAAAAATCTATACAAGTTGGTATCTAATTCACATGTTAAATACTTTTATAAAGAACCAAGAATTTTAAAAAGCGAATTATCAAAAATGCGAAATGGTCTAATTGTTGGAAGCGGTGGAGAGGAGGGGGAGATTTTTCAAGCCTACCTTAGAGGAGCATCTCACGATGAAATTGTGGAAATGGCTAAATTTTATGATTACTTAGAAATAACCCCATTAGACGCACTAGAATCTAGCAAGAATATTTCTTCTGCCCAATTGAAAAAGATTTATCACGAAATTTATAATCTTGGTAACGAATTAAATATGCCTGTTATAATGGTCTCTAATGCTCATTATTTAAATAAAGAAGACATCATTTTCTTAAATACATTAAAATTTGCAGATAAACGGAACCTTTCCAACTCAAATAGATACTTAAGAACAACAGATGAAATGATAAAGGAAGCTTTAAATATCTTTGAAGATAAAGAGATCGCAGAAAAAATTGTAATTTTTAATACAAACAAAATTGCTAACCAAATTGAAGAAATCAAGCCTCTCAGCAATAAACTTCATCCTCCAAAAATCGAAAATGCTGAAAATGATATTGAAAAACTTTCTTTAGAAAAGGCTTATAAAATATATGGGAATCCTTTACCAGATATAGTAAAAAAAAGGTTAAAAAGAGAATTAGAATCCATTATTAAGCATGGGTATGCTGTACTATATTTAATTGCCCAAAAAATCGTTCAAAAATCAAAAGAAGACGGTTATTTAGTAGGTTCAAGAGGATCAGTCGGATCATCTCTTGTTGCAACTATGTTGGGAATTACTGAGATCAATCCTTTATCTCCTCATTACATTTGTCCTAATTGCAAAAAAAGTATATTCTTTACTGATGGAAAAATAGGTTCTGGTTATGATCTTCCAGATAAAAAATGTGATAGCTGTGGAACAGAAATGCTTAAGGACGGTCAAGATATTCCTTTTGAAACATTCATGGGATTTGAAGGAGATAAGATACCCGATATCGATTTGAACTTTTCAGGAGATTATCAAACAAAAGCACATAAATATATTGAACAGATGTTTGGTGAAGATCATGTTTTTAGAGCAGGCACAATATCCACTATAGCGGACAGAACTGCATTTATGTTTGCAAAAAAATATTGTGAAAATAAAGGAATTCTAAAGAATAGCGAGATATTAAGAATTGCTAAATCAATTACGGGTGTAAAAAGGACAACTGGGCAGCATCCCGGTGGTCTAATGATTGTTCCAAAGGAAGATGAAGTATATGATTACACTCCTATTCAATTTCCTGCTAATGACTCTAAATCAGGGGTTCAAACTACTCATTTTGATTACCATGTTATTCATAATGATCTAGTAAAACTTGACGCCCTTGGACATGATGACCCCACTTTTATAAAAATAATGTCTGATTTAACAGGAATTGATCCTATGTCTATACCTATGGATGATAAAGATACATTAAGCTTATTTTCTTCGACAAAAGTTTTAAAAATCGATTTAAAAAACGAATTAGGAACCTCTGTAGGAACACTGGGAATACCCGAATTTGGTACTACATTTGTTAGAAGAATGTTGGAAGATACTAGACCAAAAACTTTTTCTGAGTTAGTTAGAATATCTGGTTTATCCCATGGTACAGACGTTTGGTCGGGAATCGCCAAAAATTGGATAGATATGAGAATCGCTACACTTGAGGAAGTCATTTCATGTAGAGACGACATAATGAATTATCTTCTAACGAAAGGGGCTCCACCAAAACAAGCTTTTTCTATTATGGAAAAAGTAAGAAAGGGAAAGGGTATAGATGAAGTTGATATCAAATTAATGAAGGAAATTAATGTACCCGAATGGTTTATAATCTCATGTCAAAAAATAAAATATCTTTTCCCGAAGGCACACGCCGCAGCTTATGTTAGTATGGCTTTCAGAATAGCATGGTTTAAAGTACATTACCCACTGGCTTTTTACTCCACTTATTTTACCGTTAAAGGGGATGAATTTAATTTAAAAGTTATCTTCTCAGGAAAAGAGGCAATAAAAAAAAGAATATTTGAACTTAGAAATACTGAACTAGACGTAAGAAAAAAGAATGAAATGATTGTTTTGGAATTAGCTTTAGAAATGATGATGAGAGGATTTTCTTTTAAGATGGTTGATTTATATAAATCTGATTCTAAAAAATTCATTATGGATAATGATTATCTTATTGTTCCTTTTATCAAAGTCCCTAACCTTGGAGAAAAAGCTGCGGAAAGTATTGTCAAGACACGAGAGGAAGGATTCAAATCTATTGAAGATTTCTTAGCAAAAACAGGTTGCAATAAAACTAACGTACAAACGCTGAAGGAATTAGGCGTTTTAAGAGGACTACCTGAATCTAACCAAATTTCTTTATTCAAAGGATGAATTCTATGGAAGGTTGGTTAACTTTTGTTGAATTAAAAAGAATCACAAAGTTTTTAGATGCTTTTTGTGGAACTGTTGAACCCTCTTTTCGCAACGTATATTTTTATTATGATAACGCCTTGAAAGTCTATGCTACAGATGGTTGTGCTAAACTTTATCTTAACGTCACAAAAGAATTTTTACCTTTTAATGGAATGGCTGCAATTCCTATACAATATTTAAAAGGAATAATTAGAGATAGAAATTTGGAAGATGACTCATTGGTCAAACTTTCTGTAGATAATGAAAATATACTTTTTGAAATACAAGGAATGACTTTAAATAGCAAAATTCAAAAGATTAATAAGAAAGAGATAGAAATAAATAAAGAGTTCTCTGTAATAACGAAAAAAAAACTAAATGTGTTTCTAAATAAACTCGATTTTGTCTCTGCTTCAGCTAATGAAGGGGATATAATTGATATTTTTACTCATGAAAACAAACTTTTATTTGGGTATTTAAGCAATTATTATAGGTTAAATACTGTCTACTCGCAAATTAAAATACAATTACATAGAGAAATTCCATTTATCTCTTCAAGACATCTAGTTAAATCTTTGAATCATTTAAAAAAAGATAATATTTTAGAGTTAGGTGTTGATGAAAAAAACATCATACTTAAGACACAAGGTATATTCATTAAAATTTGTTCCACACATCCTTCATTTAGCAAAAAATTAATAAACTTTGAAGATAAATTTTTAGAAAAAAAAGTAATCAACGCAAAAGAATTAAGAAATGTTTTAGACAAATTGTATGTAACTTTTCACGGAAGTAATATAGCCTATCTGGTTTTCAACAAAAAAAATAGTTACGTATATAAAGAAGATAATAATTCTAAAATTTCATTTAAATTATCCTACTCTTTCGATAATCAATATTTGATAACCATACACACTAGAAAAATGAGATCTATATTGTCAAGGATGTCAGATAATTTAAACGTTTATCTATCACCTAAAGAGTTAATTTTTGAAGATGAGAAAAATGAAAAGAAAGCTAGTTTTTCAGTCAGTGAATTTAATATTAAATAGCAAGTGGTGATTTGTCTTTTAAAAACGTTAACTCTATTTAAGAAATTTATCTTTTTATCGAAAAGTTTATCTTATATAATATAAGAAATAATGTTGACAAATTTAGTTGAATTTAACTCTAATAGGGAGAGTGAATATGAGAGGGGTTTTGAATTTTTTTAAAGATTTCGTAAATATTTTCAAAGATTTAGGAAAAGATTTAAGTATGTACATAGAAAAAGATCCAACTGCTAAAAGAAAATGGAAAGTTTTTCTGACCTCAATTTCCTTTCATGGTTTAATGTCATATCGTTTTGCTAATTTTTTTTATAAATATAAAATCTATCCAGTTGCATATTTTATTTATGTACTTAGTAAAATATTTCACTCAATGGACATTCACCCAGCAGCACTTATTGAGCCTGGAGTTGTAATAGACCATGGTTTTGGTGTTGTGATCGGTGAAACTGCTAGTATTGGTTCTGGCACATTAATATACCATGGGGTTACCTTGGGAGCTAAAAAAGTTACTAATGGAAAAAGGCATCCAATAGTTGGAAAGAATGTAATGATTGGTTCTGGGGCAAAGGTTTTGGGCCATATATATATAGGAGACGAATCAGTAATCGGGGCAAATTCAGTTGTTTTAATGGATGTCCCACCGAAATCTCTTGCCGTTGGTGTTCCAGCTGAAATAAAAAAGATTAATTGCCCGTCTTCCAATTATTATGAATTAAACAATACAATTAATTCAGATTTTGTTATTTAAAAATCCATAAGATGATTTTAGGAGGCAATATTTTGATTTATACATCGATAGGAAACACACCAATTATAACTTTATCAAATTTGATAGAACCAGGTAGAGTTTTTATTAAACTAGAAAAAAATAATCCCGCTGGAAGTGTAAAAGACAGGCCAGCGTTCTTTATGATTAAAGACGCGGAAATTAGGAATAAACTTAATGAGTCCCAAAATATTATTGTTGAACCTACTAGTGGTAATACAGGTATTGCACTTGCTGCTATTGGAAGAAGTAAAAGATACAGAGTAATTTTAACTATGCCAGAAAGTATGAGCGTAGAAAGAAGAAAAATTTTGAAACTTCTTGGAGCTGAGCTAATTTTAACACCGGCAGATCAAGGAATGAAAGGTGCTATAAATAAGGCTTTAGAAATAGTTAAAGATACAAATGGTTTCATGCCCAATCAATTTTCAAATCCGGTTAATCCCTATTCTCATGAAGTGACTACTGGACCAGAAATAATAAAACAAATGGATTATTCTTTAGATGCCTTTGTAGCAGGAGTAGGAACGGGAGGAACCATTACAGGAGTAGCAAGAGCAATGAAAAAAATATTCGCAGGATGTGTTAGAATTGTTGCTGTAGAACCAACTAATTCTGCTGTTATATCTGGTAAACAACCAGGTAAACACAAAATTCAAGGAATAGGAGCTGGGTTCATACCAGATAACCTAGATACCAGTTTAATAGATGAAATAATACAGATAGGCGACGAAGAAACTTACGAAATAACCAAAAAATTGGCTAAAGATGAAGGATTGTTTGTTGGTGTATCTTCTGGAGCGAATATTTTAGCCGCTATTAAAGTTGCCAATAGATTAGGTAAAGGAAAAAGAGTAGTGACAGTTGCTCCAGACAGTGGAGATAAATATATAAGTGTTTTATAAACTTGTTTTAACAACAAAATGATAAAATAAATTATATCTATACAGGAAACGGAACAATACGGGAGGAATTTTTAATGTCAGAAAAATACTGTTCTTTTTGCGGAAAACCTTCTAGCGAAGCAGATGCTTTAATAGCTGGACCAAATGGCATCTATATTTGTGATGAATGCATTAATCTTTTTCAAGAATTAGTGGACGAAAATAAATCAAAAAATATTGAAAAAGAATTAGGGGTTAGTAAAAATCTACCCACACCTCAAAATATTAAATCTCAGCTAGATAAATACGTTATTGGCCAAGAAAAAGCAAAGAAAATAATATCAGTTTCTGTATATAATCATTATAAAAGGATATTATCTTCAACTAAAAATAATGAAGTAGAATTGGATAAATCAAACGTTTTACTTATTGGACCAACTGGAACGGGAAAAACTTTGATAGCTCAAACCCTATCTAAAATATTGGATGTTCCGTTTGCTATTGCAGATGCAACGACCTTAACTGAAGCTGGTTATGTGGGAGACGATGTTGAAAATGTTATTTTAA
It contains:
- the ruvC gene encoding crossover junction endodeoxyribonuclease RuvC → MVILGIDPGYGRIGFGLLEKKGNNFKTIDYGVIYTDKNQELPKRLLKINYDLKMLIEKYNPNESAVEKLYFFKNVATAIQVGEARGVILLCLEKENIPIYEYTPFQIKQAVTGYGRAEKGQIQRTLKILLNLEKTPTPDDAADALATAFCHGNFRRSLKNAEY
- a CDS encoding PolC-type DNA polymerase III, whose translation is MQNISEFLQDYIGFIPFEVNGEIHISDGKVEIHLKQLNNEVTENKLKLFFQNLLKKEVNILISNDKGPEFIVNNWENIVKNHHLKDYLRLLNPEYSSKNQIIFKTYSPIVKNKLDNEREQIESILFKYSGNKFPYKIEIDESLKSDFSESLQNKTVQGNTYESHSIINSKDFNDSEQLIILGKSFKKVPIPLSILPSNEGSNVAVSGKIFEKEFNEKGPITTIYLTDLKSSTVVKSFGETANILNEKLDINDNILVEGNIFYDTYSHEFAIKPLNVIKLKEDPLERKDEYPSKRVELHLHSKLSAMNGLLDVDEIIKTIKKWGHSAVAITDSGVLQSIPEFYDKAITAGIKPIFGIEAYVADEYVSIVNLMKNDQKIRESEFVVFDIETTGLEPAMNEIIEIGAVRIKNMKIADTFHKLIKPKKAISNFTTNLTGITNQMLENEKSIEEILPEFLSFIEGSILVAHNANFDYRFIREWVKKVYNEHFEQTYIDTVSLSKSLLTLGSYSLNKVVDALKLGDFEHHRAHEDAHVTALLFLRLIDKAKSKNVETLSDLQKLNKFIDYKRVHPTYTTILVKNKEGLKNLYKLVSNSHVKYFYKEPRILKSELSKMRNGLIVGSGGEEGEIFQAYLRGASHDEIVEMAKFYDYLEITPLDALESSKNISSAQLKKIYHEIYNLGNELNMPVIMVSNAHYLNKEDIIFLNTLKFADKRNLSNSNRYLRTTDEMIKEALNIFEDKEIAEKIVIFNTNKIANQIEEIKPLSNKLHPPKIENAENDIEKLSLEKAYKIYGNPLPDIVKKRLKRELESIIKHGYAVLYLIAQKIVQKSKEDGYLVGSRGSVGSSLVATMLGITEINPLSPHYICPNCKKSIFFTDGKIGSGYDLPDKKCDSCGTEMLKDGQDIPFETFMGFEGDKIPDIDLNFSGDYQTKAHKYIEQMFGEDHVFRAGTISTIADRTAFMFAKKYCENKGILKNSEILRIAKSITGVKRTTGQHPGGLMIVPKEDEVYDYTPIQFPANDSKSGVQTTHFDYHVIHNDLVKLDALGHDDPTFIKIMSDLTGIDPMSIPMDDKDTLSLFSSTKVLKIDLKNELGTSVGTLGIPEFGTTFVRRMLEDTRPKTFSELVRISGLSHGTDVWSGIAKNWIDMRIATLEEVISCRDDIMNYLLTKGAPPKQAFSIMEKVRKGKGIDEVDIKLMKEINVPEWFIISCQKIKYLFPKAHAAAYVSMAFRIAWFKVHYPLAFYSTYFTVKGDEFNLKVIFSGKEAIKKRIFELRNTELDVRKKNEMIVLELALEMMMRGFSFKMVDLYKSDSKKFIMDNDYLIVPFIKVPNLGEKAAESIVKTREEGFKSIEDFLAKTGCNKTNVQTLKELGVLRGLPESNQISLFKG
- the epsC gene encoding serine O-acetyltransferase EpsC; protein product: MRGVLNFFKDFVNIFKDLGKDLSMYIEKDPTAKRKWKVFLTSISFHGLMSYRFANFFYKYKIYPVAYFIYVLSKIFHSMDIHPAALIEPGVVIDHGFGVVIGETASIGSGTLIYHGVTLGAKKVTNGKRHPIVGKNVMIGSGAKVLGHIYIGDESVIGANSVVLMDVPPKSLAVGVPAEIKKINCPSSNYYELNNTINSDFVI
- the cysK gene encoding cysteine synthase A — encoded protein: MIYTSIGNTPIITLSNLIEPGRVFIKLEKNNPAGSVKDRPAFFMIKDAEIRNKLNESQNIIVEPTSGNTGIALAAIGRSKRYRVILTMPESMSVERRKILKLLGAELILTPADQGMKGAINKALEIVKDTNGFMPNQFSNPVNPYSHEVTTGPEIIKQMDYSLDAFVAGVGTGGTITGVARAMKKIFAGCVRIVAVEPTNSAVISGKQPGKHKIQGIGAGFIPDNLDTSLIDEIIQIGDEETYEITKKLAKDEGLFVGVSSGANILAAIKVANRLGKGKRVVTVAPDSGDKYISVL